From the genome of Verrucomicrobiia bacterium, one region includes:
- a CDS encoding glycoside hydrolase family 78 protein translates to MKAMRSGKFWQQLLAITVGLLWCGCAATAVEVVKLRCEFLEQPQGIDVKSPRLSWQLESRQRGARQTAYEILVASSVAKLKSGQADLWDSGKITSDQSVLVPYAGKPLASQQSCFWRVRVWDEAGKASAWSKPAAWSMGLLQPSDWRGQWIGRDEPESNARFTTGSWIWFPEGQPEAAAPVATRYFRRTFELPANRTIKTATLHLTGDNEWACAVNARHAGTGNNFKITTAMDVTHSLQPGRNVIGAWVKNTGTDPNPAGLLGALRIEFETGEPLVIETDGQWKTTDRESGVWTALDYDDSAWVPARVLGRVGMAPWGEIHVPDARQLAARMLRKEFVAAKKVRRATAYLSGLGLSELYLNGRKVSDHVLSPALSEYPRRVFYVTHDVTQQIRSGRNALGVWLGNGRYYAPRTTEPLGTTTYGFPKLLLQLELEYTDGTRDTIVSDGSWKLTTAGPITANNEYDGEDYDARQELSGWAESGFDDRAWAAAQTVAAPGGRLAAQMIEPIRVTGKIKPRRVNEIRPGVFIYDLGQNIVGWCRLQVRGPAGTTVSLRHAETLKPDGSLFLDNIRGAKVTDRYTLKGQGTEIYEPRFTYHGFRYVEVTGFPGQPGLNALEGCVVNDDVATAGEFACSQPTINRFYQNIIWGVRGNYRSVPTDCPQRDERQGWLGDRSEESKGETYLFDVAALYAKWTQDMLDAQRDNGSIPDVAPSYWPIYNDDVTWPSSAVIIPGNMYQQYADTSLIAGRYPGMVQWVDHMRAYITNGIIAKDTYGDWCVPPEDPAFIHSRDPLRKTAPAILATSYFYHCLQLMSRYAEMLEYPADRERFTQLAAQLKTALNEKYFNPEQGYYDNGSQTSCVLPLALGLVPTGQRDRVFQHLVDKITNDTHGHIGTGLIGGQWLNRVLTDGGRADLVYQFATNTTYPSWGYMVEKGATTVWELWNGDTADPAMNSHNHVMLVGDLTTWFYEALAGIKPAQPGFKQLLMQPHPVGDLQFVTATHASPYGLIRSAWKRDGAKFNWEITLPANSTATVSVPATNVDEVTERGQALTRVDGVSFVHYANGHAIFNLASGSYRFTSTLPDR, encoded by the coding sequence ATGAAAGCGATGCGTTCTGGCAAATTCTGGCAACAACTTCTCGCGATCACCGTTGGCCTGCTTTGGTGCGGCTGCGCCGCCACGGCGGTTGAGGTCGTCAAGCTCCGCTGCGAATTCCTCGAGCAGCCGCAAGGCATTGATGTGAAATCGCCGCGACTCAGTTGGCAGTTGGAATCCCGGCAACGCGGCGCCCGCCAGACCGCTTACGAAATCCTCGTCGCCAGTTCCGTCGCCAAACTGAAATCCGGGCAGGCGGATTTATGGGACTCGGGCAAAATCACTTCCGATCAATCGGTGCTCGTTCCCTATGCCGGAAAACCATTGGCTTCCCAACAGTCATGCTTCTGGCGGGTCCGCGTCTGGGATGAGGCGGGCAAGGCGTCTGCGTGGAGCAAACCCGCGGCGTGGAGCATGGGTTTGTTGCAACCTTCCGATTGGCGGGGGCAATGGATTGGACGGGATGAACCCGAGAGCAACGCGCGTTTTACCACCGGCTCGTGGATCTGGTTTCCCGAGGGCCAACCGGAGGCCGCCGCGCCCGTTGCCACCCGCTATTTTCGTCGGACTTTTGAGTTGCCCGCCAACCGCACCATCAAAACGGCCACGCTGCACTTGACCGGCGACAACGAATGGGCCTGCGCCGTCAACGCCCGGCACGCCGGGACTGGAAACAATTTCAAAATCACCACGGCCATGGACGTCACCCACAGTCTGCAGCCAGGCCGAAATGTCATTGGTGCCTGGGTTAAAAATACGGGTACCGATCCCAACCCCGCCGGATTGCTCGGCGCGTTGCGCATCGAATTTGAAACGGGCGAACCGCTGGTAATCGAAACCGATGGCCAGTGGAAAACCACCGACCGGGAATCCGGGGTCTGGACGGCGTTGGATTACGATGATTCCGCCTGGGTTCCTGCGCGGGTGCTGGGTCGCGTTGGCATGGCGCCGTGGGGCGAAATCCACGTTCCGGATGCCCGCCAGTTGGCCGCACGCATGTTGCGCAAGGAATTTGTCGCGGCCAAAAAAGTGCGGCGCGCCACCGCCTACCTCAGCGGCCTGGGATTGTCCGAGCTTTATCTGAACGGCCGCAAGGTGAGCGATCACGTTTTGTCCCCCGCCTTGAGTGAATATCCCCGGCGCGTTTTCTACGTGACTCACGACGTCACCCAGCAGATTAGATCCGGTCGCAACGCCCTCGGCGTCTGGCTCGGCAACGGTCGCTATTACGCTCCTCGCACCACTGAACCCCTCGGCACGACCACCTACGGTTTCCCCAAACTGTTGTTGCAACTCGAACTGGAATACACCGATGGCACCCGCGACACCATCGTCAGCGATGGCTCGTGGAAATTGACCACGGCCGGCCCCATCACCGCCAACAACGAATACGACGGGGAAGATTACGATGCGCGCCAGGAACTCTCCGGCTGGGCGGAAAGTGGTTTTGATGACCGCGCCTGGGCCGCCGCGCAAACCGTCGCCGCTCCCGGAGGACGGCTCGCCGCGCAAATGATCGAGCCAATCCGCGTCACCGGAAAAATCAAACCGCGCCGCGTGAACGAAATCCGACCGGGCGTGTTCATTTACGATCTCGGGCAAAACATCGTGGGTTGGTGCCGCCTGCAAGTGCGCGGTCCCGCCGGCACCACGGTATCGCTGCGTCACGCCGAAACGCTCAAGCCCGACGGCTCGCTGTTTCTCGACAACATCCGCGGCGCCAAAGTCACCGATCGTTACACCCTGAAAGGCCAGGGCACGGAAATTTACGAACCGCGTTTCACCTACCACGGCTTTCGTTACGTGGAAGTCACCGGCTTTCCCGGTCAACCCGGTTTGAACGCGCTGGAAGGCTGCGTTGTGAACGACGACGTGGCCACGGCGGGCGAATTCGCCTGTTCGCAACCAACCATCAATCGCTTCTATCAAAACATCATCTGGGGCGTGCGCGGCAATTACCGCAGCGTCCCGACGGATTGCCCGCAACGCGATGAACGCCAGGGCTGGCTCGGGGATCGTTCGGAGGAATCCAAAGGCGAAACGTATCTGTTTGACGTGGCCGCCCTTTACGCCAAGTGGACGCAGGACATGTTGGACGCGCAACGCGACAACGGCAGCATCCCCGACGTGGCGCCGAGTTATTGGCCCATCTACAACGACGACGTCACCTGGCCCAGCAGCGCCGTCATCATTCCGGGAAACATGTACCAACAGTATGCCGACACCTCCCTCATCGCCGGACGCTATCCCGGCATGGTCCAGTGGGTGGACCACATGCGCGCCTACATCACCAACGGCATCATTGCGAAAGACACCTACGGCGATTGGTGCGTGCCGCCGGAAGACCCCGCGTTCATTCACTCGCGCGATCCGTTGCGCAAGACCGCGCCCGCCATTCTCGCGACCAGCTATTTTTACCATTGCCTCCAACTGATGTCCCGCTACGCGGAAATGCTGGAGTACCCCGCCGACCGCGAGCGGTTCACCCAGCTTGCGGCGCAATTGAAAACCGCCTTGAACGAAAAGTATTTCAATCCCGAGCAAGGTTATTACGACAACGGCTCGCAAACCTCCTGCGTGCTGCCGCTCGCCTTGGGACTCGTCCCGACCGGCCAGCGCGACCGCGTGTTCCAACATCTGGTGGATAAAATCACGAACGACACCCACGGTCACATCGGCACGGGATTGATCGGCGGCCAATGGCTCAATCGCGTGCTCACGGACGGCGGTCGGGCCGATCTGGTTTATCAATTCGCCACCAACACCACTTATCCGAGCTGGGGTTACATGGTGGAAAAAGGCGCCACCACCGTCTGGGAACTTTGGAACGGAGACACCGCCGATCCCGCCATGAACTCGCATAATCACGTCATGCTGGTGGGCGACCTGACCACCTGGTTCTACGAAGCGCTGGCCGGCATCAAACCCGCCCAACCCGGCTTCAAACAACTGCTCATGCAACCGCATCCGGTGGGCGATCTGCAATTCGTCACCGCCACCCACGCCTCCCCCTACGGACTCATCCGCAGCGCCTGGAAGCGCGACGGCGCCAAGTTCAACTGGGAGATCACCCTCCCGGCCAACAGCACCGCCACCGTGTCGGTTCCCGCCACCAACGTGGACGAGGTGACGGAACGCGGCCAAGCCCTGACCCGCGTGGACGGCGTATCCTTTGTCCATTACGCCAATGGCCACGCCATTTTCAACCTCGCTTCTGGAAGTTACCGCTTCACCAGCACCCTGCCGGACCGTTAA
- a CDS encoding Gfo/Idh/MocA family oxidoreductase: protein MRQTKVALLGAGFIADIHLESYRRFVPEAEVVAVYTRNAEKAAAFARKHQIARWFDDLEAAITQSDCEVVDVCLPNFLHHRAVLAAARAGKHVILEKPFCLTLEEADEMIAACQAAGVKLMYAEELCFAPKYERVRALANEGAFGKIYLLKQAEKHNGPHSDWFYDINQSGGGVIMDMGCHALAWFRWMLGGRPHALSVQAHLQTSLIHQGRTRGEEHAVVIVEFEGGTTGIAENSWAKLGGMEDWAEVYGTGGVSYADLFRGNAALVYSENGYGYAMEKAGATKGWTFAIFEEAFNQGYPQELKHFISCVRDNQPPLVTGEDGRAVLELIYAAYASARTGQKVKLPFRPQVKKPVDLWLGV from the coding sequence ATGCGTCAGACCAAAGTAGCACTGCTCGGAGCCGGCTTCATCGCCGACATACATCTGGAATCCTATCGTCGGTTTGTGCCCGAGGCGGAGGTCGTGGCGGTGTACACCCGCAACGCGGAGAAGGCCGCGGCGTTCGCGCGCAAACACCAGATCGCCCGCTGGTTCGACGATTTGGAAGCTGCCATCACCCAGTCCGACTGTGAGGTGGTGGATGTGTGTCTGCCCAATTTTCTGCATCATCGGGCCGTGCTGGCCGCCGCGCGCGCCGGGAAACACGTCATTTTGGAGAAGCCGTTTTGTCTCACGCTGGAGGAGGCCGACGAGATGATCGCCGCCTGTCAGGCTGCCGGAGTGAAATTGATGTATGCCGAGGAACTGTGCTTTGCGCCCAAGTACGAGCGGGTGCGCGCGTTGGCCAACGAGGGCGCGTTTGGGAAAATTTATTTGCTCAAGCAGGCTGAGAAACATAACGGCCCGCACAGTGATTGGTTCTACGACATCAATCAGTCAGGCGGCGGTGTGATCATGGACATGGGTTGCCATGCGTTGGCGTGGTTTCGCTGGATGCTTGGCGGTCGGCCGCACGCGCTCAGTGTCCAGGCGCATTTGCAAACCAGCCTGATTCATCAAGGGCGCACGCGCGGCGAGGAACATGCGGTCGTCATCGTCGAGTTCGAGGGCGGCACCACGGGCATCGCCGAGAACAGTTGGGCCAAGCTCGGCGGCATGGAGGATTGGGCGGAGGTGTATGGCACCGGCGGCGTGAGTTACGCTGATTTGTTTCGCGGCAATGCCGCCCTGGTTTACAGCGAGAACGGTTACGGTTACGCGATGGAGAAGGCGGGCGCAACGAAAGGCTGGACGTTCGCCATTTTCGAGGAGGCCTTCAATCAAGGTTATCCGCAGGAATTGAAACATTTCATTTCCTGCGTGCGCGACAACCAGCCGCCGCTCGTCACCGGTGAGGATGGCCGCGCCGTGTTGGAATTGATCTACGCCGCGTACGCTTCGGCGCGCACCGGACAAAAGGTGAAGCTGCCCTTCCGGCCGCAGGTGAAAAAGCCGGTTGATCTGTGGCTGGGCGTGTAG